One region of Quercus lobata isolate SW786 chromosome 2, ValleyOak3.0 Primary Assembly, whole genome shotgun sequence genomic DNA includes:
- the LOC115978337 gene encoding pectate lyase: MVAAKLSFILFASFAVLIPGLQANIAEYDEFWLQRAEEARKDALEAYHPNPEEITEQFNTHVNEVFERTNSTRRSLGQKKYTGPCRATNPIDRCWRCKKNWATNRKGLVKCVLGFGRKTTGGKRGKYYIVTDSSDNNAMAPKPGTLRHAVIQKKPLWIIFAHSMVIKLSQELIVSSHKTIDARGANVHIAYGAGITIQFVKNVIIHGLHIHDIVSAPGGTVRDSVDHVGFRTASDGDGISIFGSTNIWLDHLSMSNCQDGLIDAIQGSTAITISNSHFTHHNDVMLFGASDTFEGDKKMQVTVAFNHFGRGLVQRMPRCRWGFFHVVNNDYTHWLMYAIGGSQHPTIISQGNRFIAPPNVAAKEVTKRDYATQDVWKNWTWRSEGDIMMNGAFFVQSGNPSKKRPYSKKDMIKAKPGTFVTRLTRFSGSLNCKVGRPC; the protein is encoded by the exons ATGGTGGCAGCTAAGCTAAGTTTCATTCTTTTCGCTTCCTTTGCTGTACTAATCCCAGGCCTCCAGGCCAATATTGCTGAATACGACGAGTTTTGGCTGCAACGAGCCGAGGAAGCAAGGAAGGATGCCCTCGAGGCCTATCACCCAAACCCAGAAGAAATCACTGAGCAATTCAACACCCATGTTAATGA GGTCTTCGAGAGGACCAACAGCACAAGGAGGAGTCTAGGTCAAAAGAAATACACAGGTCCATGCAGGGCCACAAACCCAATTGACCGGTGCtggagatgcaagaaaaattgGGCTACAAACCGCAAGGGTTTGGTTAAATGCGTCCTAGGGTTCGGACGCAAGACTACTGGAGGAAAGCGGGGAAAATACTACATTGTCACGGATTCCTCTGACAACAACGCGATGGCACCAAAGCCGGGAACTCTACGTCACGCCGTGATCCAGAAGAAGCCCTTGTGGATCATATTTGCACACAGCATGGTGATCAAGTTGTCCCAGGAGTTGATTGTGAGCTCACACAAGACCATTGATGCACGCGGGGCTAATGTTCACATTGCCTATGGTGCTGGAATTACCATTCAGTTTGTTAAGAACGTGATCATCCATGGGCTTCACATACATGATATTGTTTCGGCACCAGGTGGCACGGTTAGGGACTCTGTGGACCATGTGGGGTTTAGGACAGCGAGTGATGGAGATGGAATTTCTATCTTTGGATCCACAAATATTTGGCTTGATCATCTTTCTATGTCCAATTGCCAAGATGGTCTTATTGATGCCATTCAAGGATCCACTGCCATCACCATTTCAAACTCCCACTTCACCCATCACAACGAT GTAATGTTGTTTGGTGCAAGTGACACCTTTGAAGGTGATAAAAAAATGCAAGTCACAGTGGCGTTCAATCATTTTGGAAGGGGATTGGTGCAGAGAATGCCAAGGTGCAGATGGGGTTTCTTCCATGTTGTTAACAACGACTACACTCACTGGCTTATGTATGCCATTGGAGGTAGCCAACACCCTACCATTATAAGCCAGGGCAACCGCTTCATTGCTCCACCTAACGTTGCTGCAAAGGAG GTGACAAAGAGGGACTATGCCACGCAGGATGTATGGAAGAACTGGACATGGAGGTCAGAAGGAGATATTATGATGAATGGAGCATTCTTTGTTCAATCTGGAAACCCTAGCAAGAAGAGACCATACAGCAAGAAAGACATGATCAAGGCGAAGCCAGGGACATTTGTCACTAGACTCACTCGCTTTTCAGGTTCACTAAACTGCAAAGTTGGAAGACCATGTTAG